Proteins from one Candidatus Hydrogenedentota bacterium genomic window:
- a CDS encoding SAM-dependent DNA methyltransferase — translation MDQAIHNKIVSFIWGIADDVLRDLFKRGKYPDVILPMCVLRRLDAVLEPTKQAVLETKRMLDAAGIVEQRAALETAAGQAFYNTSSFTLRDLKSRATQQKLLADFEDYLNGYSPNVQDILENFKFRNQLPTLSKADALGTLISKFLDPEMDLSPAGIDNHAMGTVFEELVRRFNEDNNEEAGEHWTPRDAVRLMANLIFLPIEDRLKSGSYLLYDCACGTGGMLTVAEETLAAIASRRGLEIDCHLYGQEINPETYAVCKADMLLKGEGGHADHIVGGAEWSTLSHDAFPAREFDFMLSNPPYGKSWKKDLEAMGGKDGMRDPRFRVMHGGAELPLVTRSSDGQMLFLANMASKMNHKSPPGSRIAEVHNGSSLFTGDAGQGESNIRRWIIENDWLEAVVALPLNLFYNTGIATYVWVLSNRKPEHRRGKVQLIDATRWFKPLRKNLGKKNCELSPEDIERVTRAFLDFQETPESKIFPNAAFGYWKVTVERPLRLRAQITPGAADTLRYASGDPELRRELHDRLGDDLFTNFPARAKDVEKHLDDWTDDETDEDEDSADTAPRKGLPEKRRKKLLDPKTWERDGRLADAATALFEALGGAPFDDYNAFRDTAEETLRRLGVRLSTVERRALLSALSLRDETAPPVIARVLKPGKTPPNPLRGLFEAVVDGKPVLVEYEPDPELRDTEQIPFLEAPPSGNPGGLPTEASSREGIDAFFRREVLPYTPDAWIKDEDPKIGYEISFTRHFYQPAPLRTLEEIAADILAAEKEAEGLLDGLLKGSADA, via the coding sequence ATGGACCAGGCCATCCACAACAAGATTGTGTCGTTTATCTGGGGAATCGCCGACGACGTGCTCCGCGATCTCTTCAAACGGGGCAAGTATCCCGACGTCATCCTGCCCATGTGCGTGCTTCGGCGGCTGGACGCCGTGCTGGAGCCGACCAAGCAGGCCGTGCTGGAAACGAAGCGGATGCTCGACGCGGCCGGCATCGTGGAGCAGCGCGCCGCCCTGGAGACCGCCGCCGGGCAGGCCTTCTACAACACCTCCTCCTTCACCCTGCGCGACCTCAAATCCCGCGCCACCCAGCAGAAGCTCCTGGCGGACTTCGAGGACTACCTGAACGGCTACTCCCCGAACGTCCAGGACATCCTGGAGAACTTCAAGTTCCGCAACCAGCTGCCCACCCTGTCCAAGGCCGACGCCCTCGGCACCCTCATCTCCAAGTTTCTCGACCCCGAGATGGACCTGTCCCCCGCAGGCATAGACAACCACGCCATGGGCACCGTCTTCGAGGAGCTGGTGCGCCGCTTCAACGAGGACAACAACGAGGAGGCGGGCGAGCACTGGACCCCCCGCGACGCGGTCCGGCTCATGGCGAACCTCATCTTTCTCCCCATCGAGGACCGCCTGAAATCCGGCTCCTACCTGCTCTACGACTGCGCCTGCGGCACCGGCGGCATGCTCACCGTCGCCGAGGAGACCCTCGCCGCCATCGCGTCCCGGCGCGGCCTCGAGATTGACTGCCACCTCTACGGCCAGGAGATCAACCCGGAAACCTACGCCGTGTGCAAGGCCGACATGCTCCTCAAGGGCGAGGGCGGCCACGCCGACCACATCGTCGGCGGCGCGGAATGGTCCACCCTCTCCCACGACGCCTTCCCCGCCCGCGAGTTCGACTTCATGCTCTCCAATCCCCCCTACGGCAAAAGCTGGAAGAAGGACCTGGAGGCCATGGGCGGAAAAGACGGCATGCGCGACCCCCGTTTCCGCGTCATGCACGGCGGCGCGGAGCTCCCCCTGGTCACCCGCTCCAGCGACGGCCAGATGCTCTTCCTCGCCAACATGGCCTCGAAGATGAACCACAAGTCCCCCCCCGGCAGCCGCATCGCCGAGGTCCACAACGGATCCTCCCTCTTCACCGGCGACGCGGGCCAGGGCGAGAGCAACATCCGCCGCTGGATCATCGAAAACGACTGGCTCGAGGCCGTCGTGGCCCTGCCCCTCAACCTCTTCTACAACACCGGCATCGCCACCTACGTCTGGGTCCTCTCCAACCGCAAACCCGAACACCGCAGGGGCAAAGTCCAGCTCATAGACGCCACCCGCTGGTTCAAGCCCCTCCGCAAGAACCTCGGCAAGAAGAACTGCGAGCTGTCCCCCGAAGACATCGAGCGCGTCACCCGCGCCTTCCTCGACTTCCAGGAAACCCCCGAATCCAAAATCTTCCCCAATGCCGCCTTCGGCTACTGGAAAGTCACCGTCGAGCGCCCCCTGCGCCTCCGGGCACAAATCACCCCCGGCGCCGCCGACACCCTCCGCTACGCCTCCGGCGACCCCGAACTCCGCCGCGAACTCCACGACCGCCTCGGCGACGACCTCTTCACCAACTTCCCCGCCCGCGCCAAAGATGTGGAGAAACACCTCGACGACTGGACCGACGACGAAACCGACGAGGACGAGGACAGCGCCGACACCGCCCCCCGCAAGGGACTCCCCGAGAAGCGCCGGAAGAAGCTCCTTGACCCCAAGACCTGGGAACGCGACGGACGCCTCGCCGACGCCGCCACCGCCCTCTTCGAGGCCCTCGGCGGCGCCCCCTTCGACGACTACAACGCCTTCCGCGACACCGCCGAGGAAACCCTCCGCCGCCTCGGTGTCCGCCTGTCCACCGTCGAGCGGCGCGCGCTCCTCAGCGCCCTCAGCCTCCGCGACGAGACCGCGCCCCCCGTCATCGCCCGCGTCCTCAAGCCGGGGAAGACCCCTCCCAACCCCCTGCGCGGACTCTTCGAGGCCGTCGTGGACGGCAAACCGGTCCTCGTCGAATACGAGCCCGACCCCGAACTCCGCGACACCGAGCAAATCCCCTTCCTCGAAGCCCCGCCCTCCGGCAACCCCGGCGGCCTGCCCACCGAAGCCTCCTCCAGGGAGGGCATAGACGCCTTCTTCCGCCGCGAAGTCCTCCCCTACACCCCCGACGCCTGGATCAAGGACGAGGACCCCAAAATCGGCTACGAAATCAGCTTCACCCGCCACTTCTACCAGCCCGCCCCCCTGCGGACGCTCGAGGAAATTGCCGCAGACATCCTCGCCGCCGAAAAGGAGGCCGAAGGGCTGCTGGACGGGCTCCTGAAGGGGAGCGCCGACGCATGA
- a CDS encoding helix-turn-helix domain-containing protein — protein sequence MKKRQNEDRPGSLPTTRRHDALMVTESGLNDHKREIARLCAIGLSSSAVARRLGMSPALAARVIESEDVQEEVERILVENACALLESQKILGIDAVTAAVNLLYKVTIGEIDAPIELRVRCSTAILDREPSRRFAKGTKVEVTYNPANHFDVEKEAALGRRVFGMDLPPSAAFETLPEPEVPREPSETPLGFYAPDFDPS from the coding sequence ATGAAGAAGCGACAGAATGAAGATCGTCCCGGGTCCCTGCCGACGACCCGCAGGCATGACGCCCTGATGGTGACGGAATCCGGGCTCAACGACCACAAGCGGGAAATCGCCCGCTTGTGCGCCATAGGACTCTCCTCCTCGGCCGTGGCCCGGCGGTTGGGCATGTCACCCGCCCTGGCGGCCCGGGTCATCGAGTCCGAGGACGTGCAGGAGGAGGTCGAACGCATCCTGGTGGAAAACGCCTGCGCACTGCTCGAGTCCCAGAAGATCCTCGGGATTGACGCCGTGACGGCCGCAGTCAATCTGCTGTACAAGGTGACCATCGGCGAGATAGACGCGCCCATCGAACTCCGGGTCCGGTGCTCCACGGCCATCCTGGACCGGGAACCCAGCCGCCGCTTCGCAAAAGGCACCAAAGTGGAGGTCACCTACAACCCGGCCAACCACTTCGACGTGGAGAAAGAGGCCGCCCTCGGCCGCAGGGTGTTCGGCATGGACCTTCCCCCCTCCGCCGCATTCGAAACCCTCCCGGAACCGGAGGTTCCCCGGGAACCCAGTGAAACCCCCCTCGGGTTCTACGCGCCGGACTTCGATCCTTCTTGA
- a CDS encoding YifB family Mg chelatase-like AAA ATPase, whose amino-acid sequence MHPRYSQRELDHLLERDHTLYSGVLWGLEGRRVELRARATSVLPGPCDVMSCVQITGMAKDIIKESARRIDAAFKKLKIPQSHVKILVDLSPADLPKGGTWLDLPIAIISLQAAGILPDLREVSEERFLVIGEIGIHGDVRRVPGVLSLAGLTTAGQAIILPAGNEREASLITAAAGHEGTAICPVSSLEQVVDYFKGVHPLPNALAQKIDYDAVVEKAPDIGRVKGQKEAKDAALIAAAGGHNILLIGPPGEGKTLLANAISGILPRLSRREVVEITTIYSACGELKEDGMVVHRRPFRTVHHTVTKPGLVGGGAGVPVPGEITRSHLGVLFLDELPEFSPSTLEALRQPLEDGVVRISRVGASVEYPSRFTLVAAMNPCPCGYYGDERCRCSEKDVKKYQSRISGPILDRIDLKVEMQTLSTEERFAEPAKDLSTEFRARVEIARRRQDKRFEGTTIPFNAAIPGGHIMDYCSFSASAATRYKELVDSHRITTRSMDRLARVARTVADLYNSDSVEPPHLDKAASFVLPGLLKVLF is encoded by the coding sequence ATGCACCCCAGATACAGCCAGCGCGAACTCGACCATCTCCTGGAAAGGGATCACACCCTGTACAGCGGGGTTCTTTGGGGCCTGGAAGGCAGGCGCGTAGAACTTCGTGCCCGCGCCACATCCGTGCTGCCCGGCCCCTGTGACGTCATGTCATGCGTTCAGATAACCGGCATGGCAAAGGACATTATCAAGGAAAGCGCCCGGAGGATTGACGCCGCATTCAAAAAGCTCAAGATTCCGCAGTCACATGTCAAAATCTTGGTGGATCTGTCTCCGGCGGACCTTCCCAAGGGCGGGACTTGGCTCGATCTTCCCATAGCCATCATTTCATTGCAGGCCGCAGGGATTCTGCCTGACCTTAGAGAAGTCTCGGAAGAGCGTTTTCTGGTGATTGGCGAAATCGGAATTCATGGTGACGTCCGCCGCGTTCCGGGTGTGCTCTCCCTTGCAGGGCTTACCACGGCGGGTCAGGCGATTATCCTGCCCGCAGGCAACGAACGGGAGGCCTCTCTTATCACGGCCGCAGCCGGTCACGAGGGGACCGCTATCTGTCCGGTGTCCTCGTTGGAGCAGGTCGTGGATTACTTCAAGGGGGTGCACCCCCTTCCAAACGCATTGGCGCAGAAGATTGACTATGACGCCGTCGTCGAAAAAGCCCCAGACATAGGAAGGGTGAAGGGACAGAAGGAGGCCAAGGATGCGGCTCTGATTGCCGCGGCGGGGGGCCACAACATTCTTCTCATCGGCCCGCCAGGGGAAGGAAAAACCCTTCTGGCAAACGCCATTTCTGGAATCCTTCCAAGATTGTCCCGCAGGGAAGTCGTTGAAATCACCACCATCTATTCGGCCTGTGGCGAACTGAAAGAAGACGGCATGGTGGTGCATCGACGCCCCTTTAGAACCGTTCACCATACCGTCACCAAACCCGGCCTCGTTGGTGGCGGGGCGGGGGTCCCTGTCCCAGGGGAAATCACACGGTCCCACTTGGGGGTGCTGTTTCTTGACGAGTTGCCGGAGTTCTCTCCGTCCACCCTGGAAGCTCTCCGCCAACCGCTGGAGGATGGAGTCGTCCGCATTTCCCGGGTCGGCGCCAGCGTTGAGTATCCCAGCCGTTTCACGTTGGTCGCCGCAATGAACCCATGCCCCTGCGGATACTACGGAGATGAGCGCTGCCGGTGCTCCGAAAAGGATGTCAAGAAGTACCAGAGCCGGATAAGCGGTCCCATTCTCGACCGCATTGACCTGAAGGTGGAAATGCAGACGCTGAGCACGGAGGAACGCTTCGCCGAACCAGCCAAGGACCTTTCCACCGAATTCCGGGCACGCGTTGAAATCGCACGACGGCGGCAGGACAAGCGCTTTGAGGGAACCACCATTCCCTTCAACGCGGCCATTCCCGGCGGCCACATCATGGACTACTGTTCCTTCTCAGCATCGGCCGCGACCCGGTACAAGGAGCTTGTGGACAGCCATCGCATTACCACAAGGTCCATGGACCGGCTCGCGCGGGTGGCCCGCACCGTTGCGGACCTCTACAATTCGGACTCCGTCGAACCGCCCCATTTGGACAAAGCGGCCTCCTTCGTTTTGCCGGGGCTTCTCAAGGTGCTCTTCTGA
- a CDS encoding ion transporter, translating into MKTHIWTVLESLDKKSRVARFYGLFMTALIVLNAAAAVLGTNGGLEARYGTLLKWFEWGSVLIFVIEYAVRAWACTCDPRYEERHGRLRYLFTPLALIDLLAIAPFFFTFVSVDLRTLRLVRLIRIARLVRLKGYRVAADAIRNVVLEQREELILCVVLFLMLTLISGSAIYYCENPVQPEKFPDVPTSLSWAIGTLTASASADAQPVTTAGKFCGYMISILGILMFALPTGIVSAGFMEYAKKSRRVEKKRCPHCGVSLDGDGKV; encoded by the coding sequence ATGAAAACGCATATCTGGACCGTACTGGAGAGTCTGGACAAGAAAAGCCGTGTTGCGCGGTTCTACGGCCTTTTCATGACAGCCCTGATTGTCTTGAATGCTGCGGCCGCCGTATTGGGAACGAATGGCGGTCTTGAAGCGCGTTATGGGACGTTGCTCAAATGGTTTGAATGGGGCAGCGTACTCATCTTCGTCATCGAGTACGCCGTGAGGGCTTGGGCCTGTACGTGCGACCCCCGTTATGAGGAAAGGCATGGCCGTCTCCGATACCTCTTTACCCCGCTGGCCCTGATTGATCTTCTGGCGATTGCCCCGTTCTTCTTCACATTCGTTTCCGTGGACCTGCGCACCCTGCGCCTTGTCAGGCTGATTCGGATTGCCCGCCTGGTCCGGCTGAAGGGATACCGCGTGGCTGCGGACGCCATACGGAACGTGGTGCTGGAACAGCGGGAGGAGTTGATCCTCTGCGTGGTTCTCTTTCTCATGCTTACCCTCATCAGCGGCTCCGCGATCTACTACTGCGAGAACCCGGTGCAGCCGGAAAAGTTCCCGGACGTCCCGACCTCCCTCTCGTGGGCCATTGGAACGCTGACCGCCTCCGCCTCTGCGGATGCGCAGCCCGTGACGACGGCGGGAAAATTCTGCGGCTACATGATCTCCATTCTGGGCATCCTCATGTTTGCCCTCCCCACCGGCATTGTCAGCGCCGGTTTCATGGAATACGCGAAGAAATCCAGGCGCGTTGAAAAAAAGCGGTGCCCCCACTGCGGCGTCTCGCTGGACGGCGATGGCAAAGTATAG